A portion of the Bifidobacterium bifidum ATCC 29521 = JCM 1255 = DSM 20456 genome contains these proteins:
- a CDS encoding bifunctional [glutamine synthetase] adenylyltransferase/[glutamine synthetase]-adenylyl-L-tyrosine phosphorylase, with amino-acid sequence MTVPGTFDTSARELIHAGLQNLDEARSLFRQLSASGFDAARCGLLLDALQHVCDPDVALRNLVDIVNAQVSQGRALDDIMPDDTAFRQLVAVLGVSDAMGKLMRFRPDLVQAAATDHCNSHLYNHDQRRAHVLESVGADPNDRMSPTATMDLADAATALRRTYRNQLAAIIAQDTMSDDPIALQPRISSELSDLADAALEGALAIARHEITGSEHCRFAIIGMGKLGARELNYVSDVDLIYVVKAADADTSQQQLYRIGTKMGTMLQRVCQSVIMGVAEPALWQIDGGLRPEGKDGSLVRTLESHQAYYEKWAQNWEFRALLKARPVAGDPQIGDAYMSMTRPMVWSASKRKNFVYDCQQMRKRVEDLIAPALKDREIKLGRGGLRDVEFTVQMLQLVHGRTDETLRASATLESLRRLSEGGYVSRKQAAKLARDYSFERVMEHRQQMWALKRTHLFPDLGDGSVGGLEKKRDVNVEKLSQNPELRRLARAFGLHAEELVAKYDETRREVRRLHMDIYYRPMLPIAALNGEDFSLAPQVAYERFASIGFADPEAAMRHVAVLTAGVSRASKINRILLPAVLQWLGQGQNPDMGLLNWRKLEERFGTDSEYLGFLRDSNSAAQRLCHVLSNSRFLGDALNKSVESVTWLGDDDALIARSRESLDVQCRSSLSRNADGINDFATSMRAMRRHEIERIGLARLSGVMDETACLTGMTDVYDAIIDAALTWAIRYQTSAMGLGEPPAAIAAIGMGRYGGQEVNFSSDADMILLYRPVDGADEQVANQFARKVVDALRQVLQGPTTLEPKIEIDLDLRPEGKNGPLIRSYASCREYYSSWANTWEHQALLRARFVAGDRALGEDFLHDIADPLRYPISPLTDAQLGEIRKLKARMEAERLPRGVRRDRHLKLGKGGLSDVEWTVQLLQLQHAGDNASLRLNSTLATLDELERRRFIDRGDAAVLRKAWRMCTAARNGNYLWNGRVSQADILPDDMYSLGGIAVYLGYDAHRGQHFENDLMGTMRKARDVAEHLFYGR; translated from the coding sequence ATGACTGTTCCGGGAACCTTTGACACCAGCGCGCGCGAACTCATCCACGCAGGCCTGCAGAATCTCGACGAAGCCCGTTCACTGTTCCGCCAGCTCTCCGCCAGCGGATTCGATGCGGCACGCTGCGGCCTGCTGCTTGACGCGCTTCAGCATGTCTGTGATCCCGATGTCGCGCTGCGCAACCTCGTCGACATCGTCAACGCGCAGGTGAGCCAGGGCCGCGCGCTGGACGACATCATGCCCGACGACACGGCGTTCCGACAGCTGGTCGCCGTGCTCGGCGTCTCCGACGCGATGGGCAAGCTGATGCGGTTCCGCCCCGACCTGGTTCAGGCCGCGGCGACCGACCACTGCAACAGTCACCTCTACAACCATGACCAGCGCCGGGCGCACGTGCTCGAATCCGTCGGAGCCGACCCGAACGACCGCATGTCCCCGACAGCCACGATGGACCTTGCCGACGCCGCCACCGCCCTGCGCAGGACGTACCGCAACCAGTTGGCCGCCATCATCGCGCAGGACACCATGAGCGACGACCCCATCGCCCTGCAGCCGCGCATCAGCAGTGAGCTGTCCGACCTCGCCGATGCGGCCCTTGAAGGCGCCCTCGCCATAGCCCGGCATGAGATCACCGGCAGCGAGCACTGCCGTTTCGCCATCATCGGCATGGGCAAGCTCGGCGCGCGCGAACTCAACTACGTGTCCGACGTCGACCTGATCTACGTGGTGAAGGCCGCCGACGCGGACACCAGCCAGCAGCAGCTGTACCGCATCGGCACGAAGATGGGCACGATGTTGCAGCGCGTGTGCCAGTCGGTGATTATGGGAGTCGCCGAACCGGCACTGTGGCAGATTGATGGGGGACTGCGGCCGGAAGGCAAGGACGGCTCCCTCGTGCGCACACTGGAATCACATCAGGCATACTACGAGAAATGGGCGCAGAACTGGGAGTTCCGGGCGCTCCTTAAGGCGCGCCCGGTCGCGGGGGACCCGCAGATCGGCGACGCATACATGAGCATGACCAGGCCTATGGTGTGGAGCGCGTCGAAGCGCAAGAACTTCGTCTACGACTGTCAGCAGATGCGCAAGCGCGTCGAGGACCTCATCGCGCCCGCGCTCAAGGACCGCGAGATCAAACTTGGCCGCGGCGGCCTGCGCGATGTGGAATTCACCGTGCAGATGCTGCAGCTCGTGCATGGCCGCACCGATGAGACGCTGCGCGCCAGCGCCACGCTGGAATCGCTGCGCAGGCTGTCCGAGGGCGGCTACGTGTCGCGCAAGCAGGCCGCGAAACTCGCCCGGGATTACAGCTTCGAACGGGTGATGGAGCATCGTCAGCAGATGTGGGCGCTCAAACGCACGCACCTGTTCCCCGACCTCGGCGACGGCAGCGTCGGCGGACTTGAGAAGAAGCGCGACGTCAACGTCGAAAAGCTCAGCCAGAACCCCGAGCTGCGCAGGCTCGCCCGCGCGTTTGGCCTGCACGCCGAGGAGCTGGTCGCGAAATACGACGAGACGCGGCGCGAGGTGCGCCGGCTGCACATGGACATCTACTACCGCCCGATGCTGCCGATCGCGGCGTTGAACGGCGAGGATTTCTCGCTCGCCCCGCAGGTGGCCTACGAACGGTTCGCGTCCATCGGATTCGCCGATCCGGAGGCCGCCATGCGGCATGTGGCCGTGCTCACCGCAGGCGTGTCCCGAGCCTCCAAGATCAACCGCATACTGTTGCCGGCCGTTCTGCAATGGCTGGGGCAGGGGCAGAACCCCGACATGGGGTTGCTGAACTGGCGCAAGCTTGAGGAGCGTTTCGGCACGGACAGCGAGTACCTGGGCTTCCTGCGCGACTCCAATTCGGCCGCGCAACGGCTGTGCCACGTCCTGTCGAACTCCCGTTTCCTCGGCGACGCGCTGAACAAGTCCGTGGAGTCGGTCACCTGGCTTGGCGACGATGACGCGCTGATCGCACGCTCGCGCGAGAGCCTGGACGTGCAATGCCGGTCCTCTCTGAGCCGCAACGCCGACGGCATCAACGATTTCGCGACATCGATGCGAGCCATGAGGCGCCACGAGATCGAGCGCATCGGTCTGGCCCGGCTCAGCGGCGTGATGGACGAGACGGCGTGCCTGACCGGCATGACCGACGTGTACGACGCCATCATCGATGCGGCCTTGACATGGGCGATCCGCTATCAGACATCGGCGATGGGGCTCGGCGAGCCGCCTGCCGCGATCGCGGCGATCGGCATGGGACGCTACGGCGGCCAGGAGGTCAATTTCAGCTCCGACGCCGACATGATCCTGCTGTATAGGCCCGTGGACGGCGCCGACGAGCAGGTCGCCAACCAGTTCGCCCGCAAGGTGGTCGACGCGCTGCGGCAGGTGCTGCAGGGGCCGACCACGCTTGAGCCGAAGATCGAGATCGACCTGGACCTTCGCCCCGAAGGCAAGAACGGCCCGCTGATTCGCTCGTACGCCTCCTGCCGGGAGTACTACTCGTCATGGGCGAACACGTGGGAACATCAGGCGCTGCTGCGCGCCCGGTTCGTCGCCGGGGACCGGGCGCTCGGCGAGGATTTCCTCCACGACATCGCGGACCCGCTGCGATACCCGATAAGCCCGCTCACCGACGCCCAGCTCGGCGAGATCCGCAAGCTCAAGGCGCGCATGGAAGCCGAACGCCTGCCGCGCGGCGTGAGGCGCGACAGGCATCTCAAACTCGGCAAGGGCGGCCTGTCGGACGTCGAATGGACCGTGCAGCTCCTGCAACTGCAGCATGCCGGCGACAACGCCTCGCTGCGGCTGAATTCGACACTCGCGACGCTGGACGAGCTGGAACGCCGCAGGTTCATCGACCGCGGGGACGCGGCGGTGCTGCGCAAGGCGTGGCGCATGTGCACGGCGGCCCGCAACGGCAACTACCTGTGGAACGGACGCGTCTCGCAGGCCGACATCCTGCCCGACGACATGTATTCGCTGGGCGGCATCGCCGTGTATCTGGGATACGATGCCCACCGCGGGCAGCATTTCGAAAACGACCTGATGGGAACGATGCGCAAGGCCCGCGACGTGGCAGAGCATCTGTTTTATGGACGCTGA
- the pyrB gene encoding aspartate carbamoyltransferase — MVGQSVITLDTLSISQIRDLLHKAAYIDANRKRVAHTCDGRVLATLFYEPSTRTRLSFETAMLRLGGQVIGFAGAQLASVSKGESIADTLKTVSNYVDVVAIRHPKEGAALVASRAASVPVINAGDGGHMHPTQTLADLATLQSRFGRVTDLTIGLCGDLTFGRTVHSLIETLCRFGNVRFVLISPDELKTPRYVIDRIKATPSCSYVEVKDLVSVIGDLDVLYMTRVQQERFFNEDDYLRLRDTYILDEDKLSKAKPSMAVLHPLPRINEIAVEVDADPRAAYFEQVKNGMLMRMALESSVVGDQLPGYEPLDPKEVQA; from the coding sequence TTGGTCGGTCAAAGCGTCATCACGCTGGATACGCTTTCCATTTCCCAGATTCGAGATTTGCTGCACAAGGCGGCATACATCGATGCGAACCGCAAACGCGTGGCGCATACCTGCGACGGCAGGGTGTTGGCCACGCTTTTTTATGAGCCCAGCACGCGCACTCGCCTGAGCTTCGAGACCGCCATGCTGCGGCTCGGCGGCCAGGTCATCGGGTTCGCCGGCGCGCAGCTCGCCTCGGTGTCCAAGGGCGAGTCCATCGCCGACACGCTCAAGACCGTGTCCAACTACGTGGACGTGGTCGCCATCCGCCACCCGAAGGAGGGAGCGGCGCTGGTCGCCTCGCGCGCCGCGTCCGTGCCCGTGATCAACGCGGGCGACGGCGGCCACATGCACCCCACGCAGACGCTCGCCGACTTGGCGACGCTGCAATCGCGCTTCGGTCGTGTCACCGACCTGACCATCGGCCTGTGCGGCGATCTGACGTTCGGCCGCACCGTGCATTCGCTGATCGAGACGCTGTGCCGCTTCGGCAACGTGCGTTTCGTGCTGATCAGCCCCGACGAGCTCAAGACCCCGCGCTATGTGATCGACCGCATCAAGGCGACGCCGTCCTGCTCCTACGTGGAGGTCAAGGACCTCGTCTCCGTGATCGGCGACCTCGACGTGCTGTACATGACCCGCGTGCAGCAGGAGCGCTTCTTCAACGAGGATGACTACCTGCGTCTGCGCGACACGTACATCCTCGACGAGGACAAGCTCTCCAAGGCCAAGCCGAGCATGGCCGTGCTGCACCCGCTGCCGCGCATCAACGAGATCGCCGTCGAGGTCGACGCCGACCCGCGCGCCGCCTACTTCGAGCAGGTCAAGAACGGCATGCTCATGCGTATGGCATTGGAAAGCTCGGTGGTCGGAGACCAGCTGCCGGGATATGAGCCGCTCGACCCCAAGGAGGTTCAGGCCTGA
- a CDS encoding aspartate carbamoyltransferase regulatory subunit: protein MEVTSIQNGIIIDHVPAGTALKVLEYLKIDPSKTRLALIMNADSHLYGTKDIIKIEDEENVDLDVLGLVARQATVGIVRGGKIVRKLKPTLPEHVVNIITCVNPRCVTTTERGIDQMFHLVHSQRQEYRCDYCDEEAKF, encoded by the coding sequence ATGGAAGTCACCAGCATTCAAAACGGCATCATCATCGACCATGTGCCCGCCGGCACCGCGCTCAAGGTGCTGGAGTACCTGAAGATCGATCCGTCCAAGACGCGGCTGGCGCTCATCATGAACGCCGACAGCCACCTGTACGGCACGAAGGACATCATCAAGATCGAGGATGAGGAAAACGTCGATCTCGACGTGCTCGGCCTGGTCGCCCGTCAGGCCACCGTCGGCATCGTGCGCGGCGGCAAGATCGTCCGCAAGCTCAAGCCCACGCTGCCGGAACACGTGGTGAACATCATCACCTGCGTGAATCCCCGTTGCGTGACCACCACCGAGCGTGGTATCGACCAGATGTTCCATCTCGTGCATTCGCAGCGTCAGGAGTACCGCTGCGACTACTGCGACGAGGAAGCCAAGTTCTGA
- a CDS encoding dihydroorotase produces MLILRNIRVWDTGEIIDMVIPSADARNQPEDGGVIEGDFDATGLTVAPGFADPHVHFRDPGQTYKESMVSGCRAAASGGYTNVLIMPNTVPAMDGRAVKAGASGAAEVLDAGCSDVIDYLQHYERVHDVSLPVRYDLCVCASKDRAGVEASDPADWLRHLDGHDMDGKDAWQLAHPVTAISDDGAAVTPGLLDQVLANVKKSGLYLIEHCEHHDTGAVNDGPVSRKLGVPGIPEDTELKIVARDIEKARETGVHIHFQHVSTAISFDAIRKAKAEGLPITCETAPHYLALCDEDLLEYGTLAKMNPPLRSAADRQATIAAIADGTVDLLATDHAPHTLEEKERGFLEAPNGIIGLECAYGVCHKVLVDGGYISDQRLIELMSVAPSRLMGHRPTDVAALLNVTAPCASKRTLDLSAVEHPENVDLAILNTSEAWTVDPEKFLSKARNTPFGGWHVTGRPLATVIGSTLVFSRIH; encoded by the coding sequence ATGCTGATCTTACGCAACATTCGCGTCTGGGACACCGGCGAGATCATCGACATGGTGATTCCCTCGGCCGACGCACGCAATCAGCCGGAGGACGGCGGCGTCATCGAAGGTGACTTCGACGCCACCGGGCTGACGGTCGCCCCCGGCTTCGCCGATCCGCACGTGCATTTCCGCGATCCCGGCCAGACCTATAAGGAATCCATGGTGTCCGGCTGCAGGGCGGCTGCGTCGGGCGGCTACACGAACGTACTCATCATGCCGAACACTGTCCCCGCCATGGACGGGCGTGCGGTGAAGGCCGGCGCATCCGGTGCCGCGGAGGTGCTGGACGCAGGCTGCAGCGACGTCATCGACTACCTGCAGCATTACGAGCGGGTGCACGACGTGTCGCTGCCGGTGCGCTACGACCTGTGCGTATGCGCCTCCAAGGACCGCGCCGGCGTCGAGGCGAGCGACCCGGCCGACTGGCTGCGCCATCTCGACGGCCATGACATGGATGGCAAGGACGCGTGGCAACTGGCCCACCCGGTCACCGCCATCAGCGACGACGGGGCCGCGGTGACGCCCGGCCTCCTCGACCAGGTGCTCGCCAACGTCAAGAAGAGCGGCCTGTATCTCATCGAGCATTGCGAGCATCACGACACCGGTGCGGTCAACGACGGCCCGGTTTCCCGCAAGCTCGGCGTGCCGGGAATCCCGGAGGACACCGAACTGAAGATCGTCGCGCGCGACATCGAGAAGGCGCGCGAGACCGGCGTGCACATCCACTTCCAGCATGTCAGTACGGCCATCTCCTTCGACGCGATCCGCAAGGCCAAGGCGGAAGGGCTGCCAATCACCTGTGAGACCGCGCCGCACTATCTGGCGCTGTGCGACGAGGACCTGCTCGAATACGGCACGCTGGCGAAGATGAACCCGCCTCTGCGATCGGCCGCGGATCGTCAGGCAACGATTGCCGCGATCGCGGATGGCACGGTCGACCTGCTGGCCACCGATCATGCGCCCCACACGCTGGAGGAGAAGGAACGCGGCTTCCTGGAGGCGCCCAACGGCATCATCGGGCTGGAATGCGCGTACGGCGTGTGCCACAAGGTGCTGGTCGACGGGGGTTACATCTCCGACCAGCGGCTCATCGAGCTGATGAGCGTCGCGCCCTCGCGCCTGATGGGCCACCGGCCGACCGACGTCGCCGCGCTGCTCAACGTCACCGCCCCCTGCGCGTCCAAGCGCACTCTGGACCTGTCCGCCGTGGAGCACCCGGAGAACGTCGACCTCGCCATCCTCAACACGTCCGAGGCATGGACCGTCGACCCCGAGAAGTTCCTGTCCAAGGCCCGCAACACGCCCTTCGGCGGATGGCATGTCACCGGGCGTCCGCTGGCGACCGTCATCGGCTCCACGCTGGTATTCAGCCGCATTCACTGA
- the pyrF gene encoding orotidine-5'-phosphate decarboxylase — protein MDRLIEAIEEAQNPSVVGLDPTPALVPPQVVDSFTDEVRESIEDESELPAARLAVAYFEFNRAIIDAVADIVPAVKPQIAMYEAIGPAGVDTYTMTCEYAQQQGLYVLGDIKRGDIGSTAAAYAGHLSGVTDGDGLYDPWHEDAVTVNPYLGTDGITPFVEAATAHDKDIFVLVRTSNPSSSELQELELAGGEKLYERTADLVEGWGADTIGRHGYSHVGAVVGATHPQEGKALRDRMPHTFFLVPGYGAQGGKAGDVAGMFDADGSGAIVNSSRGIIGAWRKSEEYREDMSADDALDLVARCARKAAQDMRDDLRVNVYR, from the coding sequence ATGGATCGTTTGATCGAAGCCATTGAGGAGGCACAGAACCCCAGCGTCGTCGGACTCGATCCGACGCCTGCGCTGGTCCCGCCGCAGGTCGTGGATTCGTTCACCGACGAGGTGCGGGAATCCATCGAGGATGAGTCCGAATTGCCCGCGGCACGTCTGGCCGTAGCGTATTTCGAATTCAACCGGGCGATCATCGATGCGGTCGCCGACATCGTGCCCGCGGTCAAGCCGCAGATCGCCATGTATGAGGCGATCGGCCCGGCCGGGGTCGACACATACACGATGACCTGCGAATACGCCCAGCAGCAGGGCCTGTACGTGCTCGGCGACATCAAGCGCGGCGACATCGGATCCACGGCCGCCGCATACGCCGGTCATCTATCCGGAGTCACCGACGGCGACGGCCTGTATGACCCCTGGCACGAAGATGCCGTCACCGTCAACCCTTATCTCGGCACGGATGGCATCACGCCGTTCGTCGAGGCAGCCACGGCGCACGACAAGGACATCTTCGTTCTTGTACGGACGTCCAACCCTTCCAGCTCCGAATTGCAGGAGCTGGAGCTTGCCGGCGGCGAGAAGCTGTACGAACGTACAGCGGACCTGGTGGAGGGCTGGGGCGCCGACACCATCGGACGCCACGGGTATTCGCACGTCGGCGCGGTCGTCGGCGCGACCCATCCGCAGGAGGGCAAAGCGCTTAGGGACCGGATGCCCCACACTTTCTTCCTCGTGCCGGGGTACGGCGCGCAGGGAGGCAAGGCGGGCGACGTCGCCGGGATGTTCGACGCCGACGGCTCCGGTGCCATCGTGAACTCCTCACGCGGCATCATCGGCGCATGGCGCAAGAGCGAGGAATACCGCGAGGACATGAGCGCCGACGACGCGCTCGACCTGGTGGCGCGCTGCGCCCGCAAGGCCGCGCAGGACATGCGCGACGACCTGCGCGTCAACGTGTACCGCTGA
- a CDS encoding dihydroorotate dehydrogenase electron transfer subunit: MPAATFTPVDDVVSQATSAGFFPGRHAVDVTDVRRLSDGVFRLTFRDGYIAAHAKAAQFVNLFSHDSMMLMPRPFGVSEVRDDLVSVIFAVVGKGTQEFSRLHAGDRIDVLGPLGRPFNTKRDAHYLLVGGGLGVPPLIYAAQRLQASEKSHSTAVFGYRNVHFADEIVSSYAHRTLSIDESEGNVITLLDRMESQGELAAGGLEPVVLSCGPLPMMKAVALWTTARGIECQLSMEQRMGCGYGTCVTCVVDTVAGRSKVCSDGPVFTAQQLGWEA, encoded by the coding sequence ATGCCAGCAGCCACCTTCACGCCGGTCGATGATGTCGTAAGCCAAGCGACTTCCGCCGGTTTCTTCCCCGGACGACATGCCGTCGACGTCACCGATGTGCGCAGGCTGTCGGACGGCGTATTCCGCCTGACGTTCCGCGACGGATACATCGCCGCCCACGCCAAGGCGGCGCAGTTCGTCAACCTGTTCAGCCATGACAGCATGATGCTGATGCCGCGTCCGTTCGGGGTGAGTGAGGTGCGCGACGATCTGGTCAGCGTCATCTTCGCCGTCGTCGGCAAGGGGACGCAGGAGTTCTCGCGTCTTCATGCCGGGGACCGGATCGACGTGCTCGGCCCGCTCGGCCGCCCGTTCAACACGAAACGCGACGCACACTATCTGCTGGTCGGCGGAGGCCTGGGCGTGCCGCCGCTGATCTATGCCGCGCAACGGTTGCAGGCGTCGGAAAAGTCACACTCGACCGCGGTGTTCGGCTACAGGAACGTGCATTTCGCCGATGAGATCGTGAGCTCTTACGCACACCGCACGCTGAGCATCGACGAGTCGGAAGGCAACGTCATCACGTTGCTTGACCGCATGGAATCACAAGGGGAACTGGCGGCCGGCGGCCTGGAGCCGGTCGTGCTGTCGTGCGGCCCGCTGCCGATGATGAAGGCGGTGGCCCTGTGGACGACCGCGCGGGGCATCGAATGCCAGCTCAGCATGGAGCAGCGCATGGGATGCGGATACGGCACATGCGTGACCTGCGTGGTCGATACGGTCGCCGGGCGCAGCAAGGTGTGCTCTGACGGACCGGTGTTCACCGCCCAGCAGCTCGGATGGGAGGCGTGA
- a CDS encoding dihydroorotate dehydrogenase, with translation MGGVTMDAVTDTNVYEPHQWKHSTIVAGVKWKNPVGTASGTFQLAACRWFYDVSQMGAICTKGVSPEPWQGNPGPRTAETPAGMVNSVGLQNPGVDHYLVDELPKLKDLGATVITNVAGHSDDEYAEVVAKLADSRADMLEINVSCPNVNHGGMSVGTDPEALHRLIDRLRKITSKPMIVKLSPNVTDITAIARAAVDAGADALSLINTLVGMRIDIRTGEPILSNRTGGVSGPAIFPIALSYVWRVRQALPDIPIIGIGGIDSGEKALEYLYAGANAVEVGAAALYDPTAPLRVARELDDLLDSRPELAAKLAAGETWR, from the coding sequence ATGGGAGGCGTGACCATGGATGCCGTCACCGACACGAACGTATATGAGCCGCACCAGTGGAAGCATTCGACCATCGTCGCCGGCGTCAAATGGAAGAACCCCGTCGGCACCGCGTCCGGGACGTTCCAGCTCGCGGCATGCCGTTGGTTCTATGACGTGAGCCAGATGGGCGCCATCTGCACCAAGGGCGTGTCCCCAGAGCCATGGCAGGGCAATCCCGGCCCGCGCACGGCGGAGACCCCCGCCGGCATGGTGAACTCCGTGGGGTTGCAGAATCCCGGCGTGGATCATTATCTGGTGGACGAGCTGCCCAAGCTCAAGGACCTCGGAGCCACGGTCATCACCAATGTCGCCGGGCATAGCGACGACGAGTACGCCGAAGTCGTGGCGAAACTGGCCGACTCGCGCGCCGACATGCTGGAGATCAACGTCAGCTGCCCCAACGTCAATCACGGCGGCATGAGCGTCGGAACCGACCCGGAGGCGCTGCACCGCCTGATCGACCGCCTGCGCAAGATCACCTCAAAGCCGATGATCGTGAAACTGTCGCCCAACGTCACCGACATCACGGCGATCGCACGGGCCGCGGTGGATGCCGGCGCCGACGCGCTGAGCCTCATCAACACGCTGGTCGGCATGCGCATCGACATCCGCACCGGCGAACCGATCCTCTCGAACCGCACGGGCGGCGTGTCCGGCCCGGCGATCTTCCCGATCGCGCTGAGCTACGTGTGGCGCGTGCGTCAGGCGCTGCCCGACATTCCGATCATCGGCATCGGCGGCATCGACTCGGGGGAGAAGGCACTGGAATACCTGTATGCGGGCGCGAACGCCGTCGAGGTCGGCGCGGCTGCCCTGTACGATCCGACGGCACCACTGCGCGTGGCCCGCGAGCTCGACGACCTGTTGGATTCAAGGCCCGAACTTGCGGCGAAGCTCGCAGCGGGGGAGACTTGGAGATAA
- the pyrE gene encoding orotate phosphoribosyltransferase, with product MTIATLDHRFTEFLLESNALKFGDFTLKSGRQSPYFINAGAFNDGRKIATLGAFYAEKIAEEIKAGRLPHDIDTVFGPAYKGIPLAVSTAIALTSGHGMQVGYTFDRKEKKDHGDGGMMVGTQLADGMKVLLVDDVMTAGTAVREVIPKLRAEADVDIVGLVLSVDRMEKTKDSDLSAVAAVEKEFGFPVLAIANVREIFEAGRNIVTSDGQPYVTDAIKSAADDYLERYGA from the coding sequence GTGACCATCGCGACTCTTGACCATCGCTTCACCGAATTCCTGCTGGAATCGAACGCGCTGAAGTTCGGCGACTTCACCCTGAAATCAGGGCGTCAATCGCCGTATTTCATCAACGCCGGCGCGTTCAATGACGGTCGCAAGATCGCCACGCTGGGTGCGTTCTACGCCGAGAAGATCGCCGAGGAGATCAAGGCCGGGCGTCTTCCGCACGACATCGACACGGTGTTCGGCCCGGCTTATAAGGGCATTCCGCTGGCCGTATCCACCGCGATCGCGCTGACCTCCGGCCACGGCATGCAGGTCGGCTACACGTTCGACCGCAAGGAGAAAAAGGACCACGGCGACGGTGGCATGATGGTCGGCACGCAGCTGGCCGACGGCATGAAGGTGCTGCTCGTCGACGACGTGATGACCGCAGGAACCGCGGTGCGCGAGGTCATCCCCAAGCTCAGGGCCGAGGCCGACGTCGACATCGTCGGTCTGGTGTTGAGCGTCGACCGTATGGAGAAGACGAAGGACTCCGACCTGTCCGCGGTGGCCGCGGTCGAGAAGGAATTCGGATTCCCCGTGCTCGCCATCGCCAATGTGCGCGAGATCTTCGAGGCCGGGCGCAACATCGTCACGTCCGACGGCCAGCCGTACGTGACCGACGCCATCAAGAGCGCGGCCGACGACTATCTCGAACGCTACGGCGCCTGA
- a CDS encoding zinc-dependent alcohol dehydrogenase family protein: MIEMMKAAIFVEPGKMTVEEVPKATLRQDDDIVIRVVRTCVCGSDLWFFRGLSRQAAHSQVGHESIGVVEEVGAAVESVKPGDFVVVPFPYSCGKCPVCKAGFESVCPHGGYFSACQAEYLRVPEADGTVVKVPGSSEDYDDATLASLLTISDVMSTGYHAAASADVKPGDTAVVMGDGAVGLCGVIAAKMRGATRIIAMSRHEDRAALAREFGATDIVPERDQAAVDKVLGMTGGYGADAVLECVGSKQSFDTAIGLIRRGGVIGRVGLPHDVVISAEGTFYGNIGIKGGPAPVRHYDLDAGLLDAVLEGRINPGRVFTAEYDLDHIQDAYEAMDQRKVIKALIRL, from the coding sequence ATGATCGAAATGATGAAGGCTGCGATATTCGTGGAGCCCGGCAAGATGACCGTCGAGGAGGTGCCGAAGGCGACGCTTCGGCAGGACGACGACATCGTGATTCGCGTGGTGCGCACTTGCGTGTGCGGTTCCGATTTGTGGTTCTTCCGTGGGCTGAGCAGACAGGCCGCACACAGCCAGGTGGGTCACGAGTCCATCGGTGTGGTCGAAGAGGTTGGCGCGGCGGTCGAATCCGTCAAGCCCGGCGACTTCGTGGTTGTGCCGTTCCCGTACAGTTGCGGCAAGTGCCCGGTGTGCAAGGCCGGCTTTGAATCCGTGTGCCCGCACGGCGGCTACTTCTCCGCCTGTCAGGCCGAATACCTGCGCGTACCGGAGGCGGACGGCACCGTGGTCAAGGTGCCCGGTTCGTCGGAAGACTACGATGACGCGACGCTTGCTTCGCTGCTGACCATTTCCGATGTGATGTCCACCGGTTATCACGCGGCGGCTTCTGCCGATGTCAAGCCCGGTGACACCGCCGTGGTCATGGGCGATGGCGCAGTTGGCCTGTGCGGTGTGATTGCCGCCAAGATGCGCGGTGCCACGCGCATTATTGCCATGAGCCGTCACGAGGATCGCGCGGCGCTCGCCCGCGAATTCGGTGCGACTGATATCGTGCCCGAGCGCGATCAGGCCGCCGTCGACAAGGTGCTGGGGATGACCGGCGGCTATGGTGCCGACGCTGTGCTCGAATGCGTGGGCTCCAAGCAGTCCTTCGACACGGCGATCGGTCTGATCCGTCGTGGTGGCGTGATCGGCCGCGTGGGCCTGCCGCATGATGTGGTAATCAGCGCCGAAGGCACGTTCTACGGCAACATCGGCATCAAGGGCGGCCCGGCTCCCGTGCGCCACTATGATCTTGACGCCGGTCTGCTGGACGCGGTGCTTGAGGGGAGGATCAACCCCGGTCGCGTGTTCACCGCCGAGTACGACCTCGACCACATCCAGGACGCCTATGAGGCCATGGACCAGCGCAAGGTGATTAAGGCGCTGATTCGCCTCTAG